CACCGCTAATATGTTAAATAGATTAGAGCCTAGAATGTTGCCGATGAGCATATCCACTTCATTTTTTAACGCAGCAGTAATGGCGGCGGCTAGTTCAGGCAGACTTGTTCCAATTGCAATGATGGTTAAGCCAATAATTAAGTCGGGTACTTCAAAGTACTCAGCGATTTCGACGGCACCCCATACCATCATGCGGGCGCTGATCATCAATAAAACCAAGCCACCAAATAGGTACACTAATGCTTTTACCTTAGAGAGTTTAGGAAGTGAGCCGAGTTCTTGATTTATTTCTTCGGCTAATGGGTCCCCGGACGCAATGTTTTTATTGGAGCGAACCATCCAAACAAGAATGCCGATAAGGGTAGACAGTAGAATAATGCCATCAATCACCCCCAGGTGATGATCTAGCAACAAGGCCAGGCCAAAAGCCGTAATGAATAGTAGGATCGGAAACTCGCGTCTTAATACCGAAGATTTTACGACCAGTGGCGCAATTAACGCGGTTATACCTAAAACTAAACCGATATTGGTAATATTGGATCCGACCGCGTTACCAATCGCCAGGCCTGGGTTACCTTCTAGTGAAGCCATTACGGCTACTATCATTTCAGGACTTGATGTACCAAAGCCAATAATAACGACCCCAATGATGAGGGGCGAGACTTTGTAGCGTAAGGCCGTACTGGCGGCGCCTTCAATAAAGACATCAGAACTCCAGACTAAAAGGGCTAAACCTATAATAAGTAAGGCACTGGGTAGGATTAATGTTGTCGACATGGCGGGTTACTCGCTATAGACTAGTTTTCAAAATTTGGTCGACATTATACAATCTTGTCGGTTCGGATAAAAAAAATTTATGATACCTTCAGCTTTTTTCGACCTAGGCTGTATTTAGGTCGGATTTTGTTAAATTTATGTGTTTTAGTTAGGTGGTGGGTAACAAAGTTATGCTTAAAAATATGTCGATAGGCGTCGATGATTGGCAGCGCCCAGAATTGATTGAGTATTATTATCCTGAAAGTCTGCCCGTCGAATGGCGATTTGATTATTATTTAAATGAATATCGCAGCGCACTGATTGCACAAACTGAGTGGGTGGCTTGGAGTGATTTGGATTTTGACGAGTTACAGGTGGCGTATCGGCTTGAAAGTGCTTTGTATTTGCGAATTGATGATAAGCAGCTTGTTCCGGAGTCTCATCTGGCCAATTTGTTAGTGGTTTTAGGTGATTGGGTGGCAGGTTTTGTTGTGTTCGATGAGAGTTGGTCAGCGGGTGATAAACGCTTTCATGGTCGTCCAGTCACTTGGGTAGCAGATCATCAGGCCTGGTCGGGGTGGCATTGGTCATTCGCCGGAAAGGTTTTGTCTGGCGAACCTTGTGGTTGGGTGGATGAGTTGGATTCGAATCCTAAGTTAAGAGCACAAATGCTGCGCAGTTTCGCGGCGAGCTTGGTGGATAAAAAACTAACGGTGCCCTTTTTTGTTGGCGGCGAATCCATTAAGATGGACGATTTACAGCAACTTAAGTCCCTGGCTGAGTTGCTGGGTTATTAACGGAATTTCAGCTTGGATTCGAACTTATTATGCAAAGCATGCCATTGATTGAAATCGAAAATTTGAGCTTTTATCGAGGTGATCGAAAGATTTTCGATAATCTGAGCCTGCAAATTCCGCGCGGCCAAATTACGGCGATTATGGGGCCCAGTGGCACAGGTAAAACTACTTTGCTAAAGCTTATCGTGGGTCAACTAAAACCCAGCTCAGGGCGTATCTTGATTGATGGTCAAGATGTTAATAATCTAAGTCGCAATGTCTTGTATAAGCTTAGACAACAAATGGGAATGCTGTTTCAAACGGGCGCATTGCTAACCGATCTAAATGTGTTTGAAAATGTAGCTTTTCCTTTACGTGAGCATTTCAAGTTGCCCGAACCATTGATTTCTAATTTAGTGCGTATGAAGCTTGAGGCGGTGGGTTTGCGAGGTGCGCATGCTTTAATGCCGGCTGAGTTGTCCGGAGGTATGGCGCGCCGAGTGGCGCTTGCCCGCGCGTTTGTACTGGACCCACAAATGTTATTTTATGATGAACCTTTTGTTGGTCAAGACCCTATAACAATGGGGGTGTTGGTGTCTTTGATTCAGAAATTGAATGCCAGTTTGAGTTTAACCAGTATTATTGTGTCGCATGATGTGAATGAAGTCTTATCCATTGCCGAATTTGCTTGTGTGCTGTCAGAAGGTCGAATTGTGGCGCAAGGCACACCGAAAGAGTTGCAGCAGTCGGACTCAGATTATGTTCAGCAGTTTTTACAAGGTTTGCCGGATGGTCCAGTACCGATGCATTATCCGGTTGAACCTTGGGGTGTAAGATAATGAAGACTTCGATGATGCATACAGCCACACGGTCTATTGCTTGGTTGGGAAGCATAACTTTAGGGTTTCTACAGAGTCTAGGTAAGCGTGCTTTTTTTGTTTGGGCCGTTATTCCCGCTTTACCTTATAGTGTTTGGCGAATTCGATTGCTAATGAAGCAGGTTTATTTCGCCGGTGTGTTATCACTGCCGATTATATTAACTGCCGGTTTATTTGTGGGTATGGTGCTTGGCTTGCAAGGACATCATATTTTAACGACCTATAATTCGGAAGAAGCGGTTGGCACCATGACCGCTTTATCTTTAATTCGTGAATTGGGGCCGGTGGTTGCGGCACTCTTGTTTGCCGGGCGTGCGGGTTCGGCTTTGACGGCTGAGGTAGGTTTGATGAAATCTACCGAACAGCTTTCGGCACTCGAAATGATGGCGGTGGATCCAATGAAATTTGTGATCGCGCCTCGAATCCTAGCCAGTATTATTGCCTTGCCAATGTTGGCGATGATTTTTATCGCGATGGGTGTGTTTGGCGGTTACGTTGTTTCGGTCGGTTGGTTAGGCGTGGATGACGGCGCGTTTTGGGCGCAGATGTCCGAGCAAGTGGATTGGCAAGATGACGTGATGAATGGTTTGATTAAAGCCATCGTATTTGGGGTTTTAATTGCCATTATTGCGCTGTATGAAGGTTATGAGTCCGTGCCCACATCGGAAGGCGTGAGTCGCGCGACGACTCGTTCGGTGGTGCATGCGTCACTTGTGGTATTGGGTGTGGATTTTATTTTGACATCGTTGATGTTTACTTAGGGAAAGATTATGACTCGTCAAGTTAAAGCAGAAATTGGAGTGGGATTATTGGTGTTGATGACGCTGATATCCATGGTGTTTATTGCGTTAAAAGTGAGTAATTTTAACGCAATGCAAGATCGCCCGAGTTATCAACTTGAAGCCCTGTTTAGTAATGTCGGCGGTTTGACCGTGCGTGCCCCAGTTAAAATAAGTGGTGTAACGATAGGTCGAGTCGGCGAGATCAGTATTGACCCGGTCAGTTATCGAGCTAAGGTAGTGATGGATATTTATAATGAGTATGATGACTTGCCGATGGACTCATCGGCTTCAATCTTAACATCGGGTCTGCTCGGCAGTCAGTATGTCGGGATTGAGATAGGGGGGGATGAACGAGTTTTAGCGGACGGTGGTCGCTTTGGCTATACTCAGTCGGCCTTAGTGCTTGAGAATTTAATTGGTCGTCTGATGGTAAGTCTAACCGAAGGTGGTGATAAATGAGGCTGTGGAAAACACAAATAATAACGGCATTATTCGGGCTTGCTTTGGGAGCGGGGTTCGCGATAGCCGATCCGATTAAGCTTAACCAGCAAGATCCTCAAGAGATGGTGGTAGGCTTGTCGACCTCCGTTTTAGACGAAATTAAGGCGCGCGCTGATGAGTTGTCGGACAACCCCAGTGCCATTCGCCAGTTTGCAGATCAGAATATTTTGCCTTATGTCGATACGGCTCGTATGGCGCGTTATGTGGTTGGACGTTATTGGCGCACGGCAAGTGAACAGCAGCAGCAGGATTTTGTTGAACAATTTACTTTAACCATGATGCGCTCTTACTCACAAAGTATTTTAAAGTTGAATGTGCGTTCCATTGATGTAGCTAAGCCTTTGCCAGATGGTGAAAATCGGGTAATCGTTTCTACTAAGGTTACCCAGGACGACGGCTCAACCGCAGAAGTGACTTATCGCATTTTCAAAGAAGCCAGTAGCGGAAAATGGCTGATTTATGATGTCGTAGTGGAGAACATTAGTTTGTTAGTTAATTTCCGTCAATCCTATGCGACCGACATAGAGCGTCGTGGGTTTGATGAGGTGATCGTAGCGATGAAAGAACGGAATAAGTCATTTAATGAAGTGGATTAACCAGACATCGGAAGGTCGTTTAATATTCAAAAAGGCTTTGATGCTTTCTAATTTATCTGAAGTCTGGGCTGAGCTAGCATCAATTAACATGTTAGATGTTATGACGCTTGATATGGCCGAAGTGTCGCAGATTGATAGTGCCGGAATTGCATTGTTGCTTGACTTGCAACAGCGTGGTTCGGCTCGCTTAGTGTTGGCTAGTCCACCGGCTTCATTACAAACCTTATTAAGCTTATATAACTTAACCGAAATATTACCCATTGCCAAGGAGACAGCATGAGTGGAGCGGTAAAATTTGAACAGGTCTCAAAACAGTTCGGAGACTTGCAAGCCCTCAATAATGTCAGTTTTGAAGTGGAAGAAGGCAGTTTTTTTGGTTTGCTTGGACCGAATGGTGCAGGTAAGTCAACACTTATTAATGCCATGTCGAGTTTAGTGACGCCCAGCTCTGGCCGAATTTCAGTAATGGGGCATGATGTTATTCGTGATTATCGTCAAGCGCGACGTGCGCTAGGCTTGGTGCCACAAGAGCTTATATCTGATCCGTTTTTCTCAATTCGTGAACTCTTGCGTGTGCAGTCGGGTTATTTTGGTTTGCACGGAAAGGCTCAGTGGGCATGGGTGGATGAGTTGCTTGAACGTTTGGCCTTGAGTGAAAAAGCCAATGCCGAAACTCAGCAGCTTTCTGGGGGTATGAAACGTCGTGTGTTAATTGCGATGGCGCTTGTACACAAGCCACAAGTACTGGTTTTAGACGAGCCGACGGCTGGGGTAGATGTTGATCTGCGGCGCACTCTTTGGGAGTTTGCGCGTGAATTGCACTCTGCAGGACACACGATTATTTTGACCACGCATTATTTAGAAGAAGCGGAGGCCTTGTGTGATCGGGTTGCGATTATGCAAAAGGGTGAGGTGAAAGCCTTAGAGCAAACCCAAGCTTTATTGGCCCGCCATCCTTATCGTTATTTGCGCATCACTTTGCCGGAGCATAATCCGAAAACCATCAGCTTAACCAGCGAGCTTCAGTTGCGTTTGGTCGAGCGTGAAGCTACCGCCTGCTTGTTTCGAGTCGAAAAAAATATTTCGATGGAGACTATTTTGGGTTGGCTACAGGAAAATGGTTTGAATATCAAAGATCTGAGTACTCGTGATGCGTCACTTGAAGAAGTGTTTTTAGATTTAACGGAGGTGAAAGCATGAATTGGTACGGATGTTGGGCTTTCTTTGTAAAAGAAGTGCGTCGATTTTACTCCGTGGTCGTGCAAACCGTTTTTGCTCCCGTGGTTTCAACGCTGTTATTTCTATTGATTTTTGGACAAGTTATTGAGGCCCGTATTGATGCGTTTTCAGGCTTAACTTACAGTCAATTCCTCATACCAGGCCTGGTGATGATGGCGATTTTGCAGAACGCGTTTTCTAATTCGTCTTCGAGTATTATTCAATCAAAAATGTACGGTAATTTGACGTTTGTGTTGGTGAGTCCGATTTCGCCGCTTGAGTTGTATATAGCATTTATTGCAGCCTCTGTATTGCGTGGTTTAGCCGTTGGTTTGGGCGTGTTAGTAGTCGGCTGGATCTGGTTTGATTTGCAATGGTACTCGGTTAGCTGGGTGGTGTTATTTGCCGTATTAAGTGCGGCTTTAATGGGCGGTGTCGGATTAATCGCCGGTATTTTGTCTGAAAAATACGATCACTTGGCCGCTTTTCAGAACTTCATTATTATTCCTTTGACCTTTTTAAGTGGCGTGTTTTATTCGATTCATGCCTTGCCTGAGTTCTGGCAAACCATGTCACACTTCAATCCATTCTTTTATATGGTAGACGGATTTCGTTACGGGTTTTATGCCAGTTCAGACGTTTCTGTTTATTTAAGCTTAGCGGTTACTCTGGCCTTTTTGTTGGTAGTCACCGTGATAAATCTGATTTTATTGCTGAAAGGCGTTAAAATACGCCACTAAAAAATTGGGTATCAAATCTATGTCTCCTGAAAAAATTCAACAAATGATTCATGACGCCTTACCTGGCAGTCAGGTCAAGATGTCCGGTGCGGACTGTAATTTTAGTATCGAAGTCACGAGTGACGCGTTTGTGGGCTTGCCTCCATTAAAACGTCATCGCTTGGTTAACGATATTTTTAAAACTCAGCTTGAAAATGGTGAACTACACGCACTTTCAATTAAAACCCACGCACCTGAGTAAGTTGAATGGATAAATTAGTCATACAAGGTCAGGCGGTATTAAATGGTGAAGTCGAAATTTCGGGCTCAAAAAATGCCGCGTTACCAATATTAATGGGGGCTTTGCTGGCCGAAACCCCTGTAACCTTATCGAATGTGCCTCATTTGCGTGATGTCACCACCACTATCCAGTTGCTTGCGACCATGGGTACAGAAGTCATGATGGATGAGCGTATGAACATTACGCTCGATTCTTCACATATTCATACCAAAGAAGCCCCTTTTGATTTGGTGAAAACTATGCGTGCGTCTATTTTGGCGATGGGGCCATTGTTGTCGCGCTTCGGTGAAGCGAAGGTGGCATTGCCAGGCGGTTGTGCGATAGGCTCGCGCCCGGTTAATATCCATATTGATGGCATGATGAAAATGGGTGCGGATATTCACATTGAAGACGGTTTTATCATTGCCAAGGCCGAAGCCGGTTTAAAAGGTGCGGATATTGATATGCATCCAGTCACGGTCACCGGCACAGAGAACTTGATTATGGCCGCTGTTTTGGCGAAAGGCACCACGATTTTACGCAATTCCGCTTGTGAACCTGAAGTTGAGGATTTAGCTAACTTCTTAAATGCAATGGGTGCCAAAATTAAGGGCGCAGGCTCGCCTACGATTACGATTGAAGGCGTGTCGAAATTACAAGGCGTACCTTACCGTGTGATCCCTGACCGTATTGAAGCCGGTACTTATTTGGCTGCGGCCGCTGTAACACAAGGTTGTGTCACCGTGACGCAGGT
The Thiomicrospira pelophila DSM 1534 genome window above contains:
- a CDS encoding STAS domain-containing protein, translating into MKWINQTSEGRLIFKKALMLSNLSEVWAELASINMLDVMTLDMAEVSQIDSAGIALLLDLQQRGSARLVLASPPASLQTLLSLYNLTEILPIAKETA
- a CDS encoding ABC transporter ATP-binding protein produces the protein MSGAVKFEQVSKQFGDLQALNNVSFEVEEGSFFGLLGPNGAGKSTLINAMSSLVTPSSGRISVMGHDVIRDYRQARRALGLVPQELISDPFFSIRELLRVQSGYFGLHGKAQWAWVDELLERLALSEKANAETQQLSGGMKRRVLIAMALVHKPQVLVLDEPTAGVDVDLRRTLWEFARELHSAGHTIILTTHYLEEAEALCDRVAIMQKGEVKALEQTQALLARHPYRYLRITLPEHNPKTISLTSELQLRLVEREATACLFRVEKNISMETILGWLQENGLNIKDLSTRDASLEEVFLDLTEVKA
- a CDS encoding ABC transporter ATP-binding protein, which encodes MPLIEIENLSFYRGDRKIFDNLSLQIPRGQITAIMGPSGTGKTTLLKLIVGQLKPSSGRILIDGQDVNNLSRNVLYKLRQQMGMLFQTGALLTDLNVFENVAFPLREHFKLPEPLISNLVRMKLEAVGLRGAHALMPAELSGGMARRVALARAFVLDPQMLFYDEPFVGQDPITMGVLVSLIQKLNASLSLTSIIVSHDVNEVLSIAEFACVLSEGRIVAQGTPKELQQSDSDYVQQFLQGLPDGPVPMHYPVEPWGVR
- a CDS encoding calcium/sodium antiporter — encoded protein: MSTTLILPSALLIIGLALLVWSSDVFIEGAASTALRYKVSPLIIGVVIIGFGTSSPEMIVAVMASLEGNPGLAIGNAVGSNITNIGLVLGITALIAPLVVKSSVLRREFPILLFITAFGLALLLDHHLGVIDGIILLSTLIGILVWMVRSNKNIASGDPLAEEINQELGSLPKLSKVKALVYLFGGLVLLMISARMMVWGAVEIAEYFEVPDLIIGLTIIAIGTSLPELAAAITAALKNEVDMLIGNILGSNLFNILAVLAVPSILAPSLIDMDVLQRDYPIMLAFTVAMLLVALPRKGNAAISRIEGFLLLALFVGYLTLLYFNTVS
- a CDS encoding BolA family protein, encoding MSPEKIQQMIHDALPGSQVKMSGADCNFSIEVTSDAFVGLPPLKRHRLVNDIFKTQLENGELHALSIKTHAPE
- a CDS encoding MlaC/ttg2D family ABC transporter substrate-binding protein; this translates as MRLWKTQIITALFGLALGAGFAIADPIKLNQQDPQEMVVGLSTSVLDEIKARADELSDNPSAIRQFADQNILPYVDTARMARYVVGRYWRTASEQQQQDFVEQFTLTMMRSYSQSILKLNVRSIDVAKPLPDGENRVIVSTKVTQDDGSTAEVTYRIFKEASSGKWLIYDVVVENISLLVNFRQSYATDIERRGFDEVIVAMKERNKSFNEVD
- a CDS encoding ABC transporter permease; its protein translation is MNWYGCWAFFVKEVRRFYSVVVQTVFAPVVSTLLFLLIFGQVIEARIDAFSGLTYSQFLIPGLVMMAILQNAFSNSSSSIIQSKMYGNLTFVLVSPISPLELYIAFIAASVLRGLAVGLGVLVVGWIWFDLQWYSVSWVVLFAVLSAALMGGVGLIAGILSEKYDHLAAFQNFIIIPLTFLSGVFYSIHALPEFWQTMSHFNPFFYMVDGFRYGFYASSDVSVYLSLAVTLAFLLVVTVINLILLLKGVKIRH
- the mlaD gene encoding outer membrane lipid asymmetry maintenance protein MlaD yields the protein MTRQVKAEIGVGLLVLMTLISMVFIALKVSNFNAMQDRPSYQLEALFSNVGGLTVRAPVKISGVTIGRVGEISIDPVSYRAKVVMDIYNEYDDLPMDSSASILTSGLLGSQYVGIEIGGDERVLADGGRFGYTQSALVLENLIGRLMVSLTEGGDK
- the mlaE gene encoding lipid asymmetry maintenance ABC transporter permease subunit MlaE; amino-acid sequence: MKTSMMHTATRSIAWLGSITLGFLQSLGKRAFFVWAVIPALPYSVWRIRLLMKQVYFAGVLSLPIILTAGLFVGMVLGLQGHHILTTYNSEEAVGTMTALSLIRELGPVVAALLFAGRAGSALTAEVGLMKSTEQLSALEMMAVDPMKFVIAPRILASIIALPMLAMIFIAMGVFGGYVVSVGWLGVDDGAFWAQMSEQVDWQDDVMNGLIKAIVFGVLIAIIALYEGYESVPTSEGVSRATTRSVVHASLVVLGVDFILTSLMFT
- the murA gene encoding UDP-N-acetylglucosamine 1-carboxyvinyltransferase, with the translated sequence MDKLVIQGQAVLNGEVEISGSKNAALPILMGALLAETPVTLSNVPHLRDVTTTIQLLATMGTEVMMDERMNITLDSSHIHTKEAPFDLVKTMRASILAMGPLLSRFGEAKVALPGGCAIGSRPVNIHIDGMMKMGADIHIEDGFIIAKAEAGLKGADIDMHPVTVTGTENLIMAAVLAKGTTILRNSACEPEVEDLANFLNAMGAKIKGAGSPTITIEGVSKLQGVPYRVIPDRIEAGTYLAAAAVTQGCVTVTQVEPQHLRSVLEKFEEAGALITETESTITLDMRGRELKAVDIVTHPYPNFPTDMQAQFLVMNCLAIGEAKVKETIFENRYMHVAELIKMGADIELDGNVAKTKGQAKFHGAEVVATDLRASACLIIAALVAEGATVVNKIYHIDRGYERIEEKFHRLGANIQRLSS